GTTTTCCAATTACCAACCATTTGAACATTCTGATTCATATTTAAACACCAACTATTGGAGTGACAATATGAGCACCACACCTAATAACAAAAAAGTTGACTCCTTCCTAGGACGGTGACATGTCTCAGGTGATAGAGTAGTCAGTCATCTTCCAACCCAAAAGTTTGTTACCCGTCCTCGACTTTTGTGACTACATTGAAGTATCTTTGAGCAAGACGTTGAACCCACCATTGCTGCACAATCAATTGGTGAATGAAGTTAATGTACCTTGAAGGTGGAAAAGTGCTATAAAACTGAAAGCCCATTAACCACTTTTGGCAGATGTGTTGAAAATGTTGTCTCTGTTTTTAAATGTGGAAGCCTATGACTGAAAAACAAGCTCtcctttcctgtttttcccccaatcAGAGCATTCCCTTCCTGTTTTTGTTGGTCAAATCGCAACATAACActggtgatttatttatttatttattggtgaTGTCGGGTCCAATGACAACACTGCTCTCAGACACATCCTGTGTTTGTTTGTCATTCTGCCCCCTATGCCAGAATGCCACCGACAGCTCATCCAACTCCTCCTCCCAGAAGCTAGATAgctgcctgccaccgttcgAGTCCTCGCCTCTTCCGCAAAGACACAAGTGCATGCCGGGATATCGCCAGAACTTTCATGACTCGTACCGGCTATCTGACCACTACCTTCTGGATCaggtctggattttttttttttttattcctgatagGACAAACTAAAGAATAGTCATTTATTTGggtttggattgttttttttctttccatatcAGCATGTTAAAGCTTGGTGTCTTCCCACAGCCTTTGTCACGCCTTCCCCATGTCACGTTCCAGGAGGATGAGGAAATTGTCCGCATCAATCCACGTGAGCGAAGTTGGGAGCGGTCGGGGGACCGCGTCAATGAACGCCTCCAGGGCCGTCCATCAGACCGGTCCTGGCTCACGGGCTATGAGGACTACCGTCATGCCACCATGCGTGACAAGTTTATCCAGATGGATGACAACGAATCCTACGTCCACTTCGCCAAGACCGAGGTGCAGAAGCACGACTACACGTACCCGCTGGCCTCAACCCTGTCGCCTTCAAACTCAGACCCAGCCCTCGGACCCTTCACCAGCAAGGGTCGACACGGCGGATCCTATCGCCAGGGCTTCTCTGTGATCTCCTCGCAGCCTCGGTGCTTCCTGCCCAGCTCCTCCCTGTCAACCAACGGGGGTAAGATTCCCAAGGAGGACGGTCTGGAGCGGGCCCAATGTGAGCACTGCGGTGATGCCTTCTTGGTGGGAGAAAACAGACGTGGCACGTGCCAGGATGCACCCGACCCCGTGAAGGGCTGTGTCCGGCGAGTAAGCTGCATGTGGCTGGCAGACACCATGCTCTATCACTGCATGTCCGACCCGGAAGGGGACTACTCGGATACATGCTCCTGCGACGGGGGTGAGGGGAGCCGGCTGGGTACGCGCTGGCTAGCCCTTGTCGGCCTGTCTCTGGTGGCGCCCTGCCTCTGCCTGTACCCGCCCCTGAATGCGTGCCATCGAGCGGGCTCAGCATGTGGTTGCTGCGGAGGACGACACAAAGCCCTTAGCTGAAAAGGCAGGTCAAAGGAAACCAGAATCCAACGTAAGCACAGGGAAGGATGGTAGGACTGCTGAAACCTCCCAGAACTGAAACAAGCCAAAAATGTCTAGAAAAACTGGTGCATTTTCTAAAAGGCCCCTGGGAAGATAAGCTCCCCCTAAAGGCGGCAGGCAGTCGTCTCTCCACACAGCCATTTTCGTGCTCCATTTCCGGCTAAGAGACGGATGGCACTCTTTACAGGGGGacttttgttttctgtttttttttgttttatagctGAACATACGTATACTGTATGTAACACTTATGCAGgtactttatactttgtacACTGACTTTGACATCTGCCACAAAATGCTGAAATTAAGAAGTAGTTGGCTCATtgctgacagcgatagacgtcaatggcgaTTATTCCTTGCTAGTCCCTccttgttcaaatggattggttttCCATCGGCCAATTGCAGTAAATAAGTTACAAAGAAAACTTACCCAAACCCTCAAAAGGCTTACGAAAAACCTAAAGTTGCCACCAAATGGCACCAAAGCACtactttttctcatttcaacATAGTTCATTGccaccaaaacatttttttataaaaggcaaaaaaagaaaatatgtggGGGAAAACTGTTCtcttattttagttttattattCACGTTCTTATTCCCGGTATCCTTACTCCAATATAGACAACCAATCAATAAACATCCCAAagattttcaggttttttttttaccataacaATTCACCACTGGGGTGGAAAAAAGGATGTTTTGGCTTTGTTGTTCGCTCATCGTGCCTCCAGTCTCACTTGCCAATTATTGTTTAGTCTAATTCCAAAAGGTGCCTCAAATATAATCACCAAAATCTGGAAACCCTGCCATTCTCAGAATGAAGAGTCAGTTTTTTTGGCATTCTTTTGCTACCATTTGCCTTAACAATCCGTAAAGAGGGTTTCCCTCACagaatttatgtttaaaatatttttatacagagaaaaaaaacctcatctgCGACATACAATCAGCTAAGGCCAGCGGTCACATTATTGGAGCAGCTACTCATGCCATTTGAAACAGAAATCCCCACAAACTAAATGTTTAACCAGTAACATAACCAAATAGCAGAATgcaatgacacatttttatgaCAAGGGGTCTTGTTGCTCTTTCTGTGCTTTAAAAACGTTATTTAGTTTTTGACAACTATGAACAAATTTAGCTACGCAACATGCTAAAAGCAATACTGGCGCTGTGCCGTAAGCAACATCGATGACAACTTCGCTGTATTAACAGATATGTAATGTCAGCATAATAATACCATACGAATATGATACTGCTATGTCTATATCGTATGGATATTGCAATATTTGATCTCATCTGTGCTGGAATCGGTTTGACGTCAAATTTCTCACGTCAATGTGTATTTGTTTAAACACGTCAGTTCAACACATTTGTGGTCTTTAAATGGACAaaggtgtttctttttttgtgtggtatTTCCGACTCAACTAAAATCCAGGAAGTAAAGCTCCCGTCCTGATTGTGGTGCCAAGGAAATGTCTCTTACTGTAGTTGTAATCCAGACTGGCCGAGGATGTCCTTTTTCCTCGCGTCTGTCTTGCACGTCCTGTGTTTCTGCGTCCTTGGTGTGTTTTATACCTCCGGATGCCGCATCTGCAGGGCTCAAAAAGCATCCTGTTTATGGCGTCACGCATCAGGGCGAGAGACAATCAGGTTGGAAAGTGTGCATTTTGTCTTTTTCGTTTGTTTCTCTCTCCGTCCAGTCTCGTGAGCCCTTTCAGAGCCAATTTACAAGTGCCTCAACGTATTGTCCCTTCTGTATCGTATTTAAGTTGAGAAATTATTCAAAGAAAAATGACTCCCTGTATTTGAATTAGACCCGTTTTTTACGCTTAATATTTTTACATCTGTAAAGATAAAAATACATAAGAgaaaaaattatattatatatatcaaGTGTAtgttgtacatttttatttgtattttttttaataactgttTTGAACTAACGTACGATGGATGTAGTAGCTTTTGCTTTTGAGAAGGAACAGGAAGTACTTTGTAGATAACTGTGTCTGCGTGCAtgttaggaagtggatttgtgagggtggtcggttggttatgtgttttaaaaaaaagcctgaagTAAATGCGTGTGTGTCTCCGCCTTCCACCactaataaaaggaaaaaatgttgaaagcACACCCTAACCTGTTTGATGATTGACAGTaggaatcttttaaaaaaaattgaaatctgaCCTGATGCTCTGCATAAGGTACCGGTTGAATAGGTGTTTGTCTGCAAAAAGCCACTAATTTTAAAATTAGAATTTGttataaatctcatctcattttctgaaccgctttttcctcattagggtcgcgggggtgctggagcctatcccagctgtctccgggtcagaggcgagggacaccctgaatcgggggccagcctatcgcagggcacaaggagacggacaaacatgcaACCTCAtacccatacccaggggcaatgcatgtttttggaatgtgggaggaaaccggagtacccggaggaagcccacgcaggcccagggagaacatgcaaacgcacAGGGGAACCGACCTGGTCTTCATACTTTCATCACTTATTTaatataaatgaaaagatttcacagtttgaatttaaaacttatttttacctatacagtggtacctcgacatacgagtgccccgacatacgagcaatttgagatacgagtaaaattttgagcaaatgtttatcttgagataagagacaaatttttgatatacgagcatacaacggacgcgagaagctgctcataagaacatcatgggcactgtctcttcccgcaactccctcgtgtaatgtctctgtggtcgcaactcactctttgtaatatctctgcgagcactggcgggagcgttgcatttttttctgtgttttttttcccgttagccattgcgaatggcgaggcgatcgctaatacgagagttatactacttctcgttggcaagtggtcgtgcattatcctattgtgaggacatttgtgtgcaaatattttggagggaatacaaaagcaaacagccttcgataggttgcatttgaaagtcagggtggaggcgaggcaaatagagccaacccgtccgggagaagaaaggtatcaaaattgaaaacaaaattagaattaattttagtgtcaggttagattaaacttatttttgagtgtgtctgcatcgtaatcgttaaaagttaatttaaatttgtttaagttatgttacgagcgcgttgtcgtgcaaaaggacccccctctctgtccgtcaacccccatccccccccccccccgaaatccgtctaattttagttatattaaacaccttttggtaatattaaaccactagttatttgttactttgttaatagatggcgaattagaacaaataaaaatgtttttccaatccaatatcctgttttgggtgtttattcagagggttggaacgaattaatttgtttttagttcatttctatgggaaacgttcgtttgagttacgagaatatcgccatacgagctcagtcccggaacgcattaacctcgtatctcgaggtcgtgtgcggtcgattggtcgccggtcttttggtcgctgtcgattggtcgccggtcttttggttgctgtcttttggtcgccggtcttttggtcgccccgaccgcgacagcgggggaccaaaagacctacgaccaaaagaccggcgacaaaacaaggtaaaacaacacggtctacgcatcaataaaagccaacaatggccatgagcagttttactgagccgacatgtgagtgtataagagtttgtatgtacatgcgttgtcccttttaagaagctacgtcagtcagggtcttaacaagttctccaacaaaaaacaatagaagtccgggaaatttggagcttttctttagcctaataattactagggccttaagtatgactaaatagtaattcagtttgtatttagggaatttgagcaaagatttaaatggtaattatcacttaccttccgggcgatcaaaagactggcgaccaatcgaccgtgtgccctcgaggtaccactgtactggtaAAATGTTATGCCTTAAAGTAAAAGACAGTATGCCTGAATTATGATTTTGACTTGAAGTAACCACAACCAAATGTTGTACTTGCCCAAAATGATCACAATGACGTATTAAAATGTTGTAAGTATCAATTTAGTTTCATTATTTATAACAAGGGCGgaccggtggagcgagtggttagcgagtcggcctcacagctctggggtcctgggttcaaatccaggtcggtccacctgtgtggagtttgcccgttctcccgggcctgcgtgggtttcctctgggtactctggtttcctcccacattccaaaaaaaatgcatagtagactgattggacactctaaattgcccctaggtatgggtgtgagtgtgcatggctgtccgtctccttgtgccttgcgattggctgtccaccgattccagggtgccccccgcctctggcccaaagacagctggtattggctccagaaccccccgaaaccctaatgaggataaagcagttcagaaaatgagatgagatttataacaaatatatgtataatgGAGCCTTTCACCACATTTAATTCCAAACATGGTAAGTGGCGAAGTCACACTTTcacacgtgacattgcttggccgatcagtgctgcgaggaattcgtatatcttgaatttgagaagaaaaaaaacatttcatttcatacTAAAGTAAGGTTCGCCAAATGCGCTTATGAAACTAGCAGGGTCCAGTAGCTCcaaccaggttaagaaccattgCCGTAGTTTAAACTGTTGCACCTAAAACTGGACTTTTAACATTTATAAACCTCAAGTTGTTTCTTCCTCATCCTAAATATGTGATAGCCATCGAGAAGGCCGTTGAAACTCAGATTACCTCTGCAAAAAGCATGTAGCTGATAGTGACGGAGCAAGGAGGATCTGGAAAATGGGgagagaaggagaaaaaaacgagAGAAAAAAACGGGTCCCACAGGGCTTTCGTGGGGCCTGCTCCAGGtaactgtcttaaaaaaaagaaagaaaaaaacagcagtgCACATGTGCAAACATTTAAGATAGCTGTGCTCCGAACAGGGTCAACACGGCCCTTCTCCAAAGGCTTTCTTCACGGAAACAGACGCTGCCATGGTGCTGCATATTCCAAGATAGGCGATGATTTTAAATGCACTTTGGAATCAACACATTGAAACTGTACTTTATTTTAAGGCGGGAATAAATGCCTGCTGTTGCCATAAAGTAATGAAACCATCATATGTGCTTGAACAAGCGCCTCGCTTCGGTGAATAATTAGTcacaaaacaataattagtcTATAAAAATACGTGAACTTCtggaagcctttttttaaattatattttaaaatttcttaatactttcctttatactttactttgtactgtataccttttactttaatgttttcacgACTTTTAAGATTCGTCGTGTGTGTGAGGCAGTCATTGTTCTAttacaggggtagggaacctatggctcgggagccacatgtggctcttttgatgggtgcatctggctcttcgctaacctgtgagctaaaatatggaacccgctgatgacagaactgagatactacgtccagtgctgctttagtcttctttttttgcattagactgctagaatgcatactctcattgattagcaactgcataagaatgttgtcaaaagtattcttttttccactttaaaagtggtgaaattactaaaataagacactcatttatatgtattttgacttttaaattcggagtatggctctcaaggaataacattagaaaataggaattgtttatggctctcttcgtcaaaacgGTTCCAGACCCCtgttctattagcttagtttctttATGCTAAtcctggacattttttttggaaccattccggccaggaaggctaccggttctgatcagctccagactactgagggactggttaaattttcatctcctgttttaaaattgctttaattttctcattaaaatgtaacttaatgTGATTTTGTCCTTCAAGCCACCACACGATTGGTCGCTCAGCTTAGAGTGGCGCACGGTGATTTTAAATAACTgtaacataaaagcatttatctgctcatcttgaaatgtatacgaggtcacgagtgatcacttacttacgggtttgaataaaacaatgaaagcgtgcgaacctgccaaaagttagTGCGGATAaacttgaaagagtgattctgcatattttcaacctcagcctcagtctgcagaaggtcctaaccttgtgtgggcttcctgtgtgtggttccagctttaactaggtctacattgtctttcctgtgtctgtgcttgctactgctacaaactgaatttctcgaatacgggatgaataaaggttaatctaatctaatcaaatatTTAAGATCGGTGGCCAAAAATGGTACTGGAACAAGGATCAAAATATTGAAGCGCACAACATCCCCTTTTGGTTCTTAGCTAAGTGCTTCACAATGGAGGATCAAACAGCATGCACGATCATACCAATGTAACATCCCATTCAGAACATTTCTGAAGAAATTTTCTTGGTAGCTATGCTGTGTTGGTTGGTATAGTTGTAGTAAAAGTACACCCAAATTTTAAAgggaaattttatttttgctcatttaCATTCACACTTTGACTTGCATGCTTCTTTTGTTCTCGtacataataaaataaagagtaACAGTGTGACCATAAAGTAAACAAGACATCTAAAGTATGAATACATGAGAAGAATATTTGTGTGGGCTGACAAAAGCGCCCCGATGTGCAAAAAATGAGTGATAATAAAAAGAATGTATACTCAAAGTTGACCAAACCATGCGAACATTTTATAATTGATGGTCAATTGCCAACAATAGACTTACTAATCGCAGAATAAGTCCACACAAGCAGGGGCGGTTCTAGTAAAATATTGATGAGGTGGGGAGCAGGGGGCAGGAAATTTCTCAGGGTGGGCCATCTGAAACCTTATACATTATTAACAGTCCTTTGGAGAATGATAAGAAAGTCTGCGACAATCCAGTCACTGCGTAAGATTTTCCTCAGCTCTTCCTGGAGTGTCTTGGGGAAGTTGTCTCACTTTAACTGCATGGGCAACTCATACCTGGACTTGTGTATCATATTATTTGAGAATATCGCGCAAAATTTTGttccaaaaaactgaagcaaagttcttgcgttattggattggataactttattcatcccgtatttgggaaatttcattgtgacagtagcaagaaaaggcatagttataagttagacagtacagtcaaaggccgcagaacaacaaagcaaaagcaaaaagcacaaagtacaaagcaaatcaaagtcaatgggatcattaagaatcaccaaatcattaagacagaaaagcagcaaacacacaaaacgagctacgagtttcggtagcaaaaacggatagactcaaaaagacgtaaagttggacaaaaactggaaccacataggaagtcttccacaagatggggaacttctgcagactgtgaccgaggtagagaatatgcagagtcactcttccaagctcatccgcacagttcctcagtagtctggagctgaagaaaacagcagcagggcagaactcctcgactccgttgctggtaagcaaGTTATACATGAGGTCTTCTCTTTTATAACTAAATTGTggtgaaaaactgccctccACCAGTGAAATAGTCCCCTCCGCAGCTGTTATGATGGGAGAGGTCAAACCTGCcttgtccaccagatggcgcgtgagagcccgttctaccaaaagtaatccctctccaaatagcctccggcaagtttataggggagggtaaaatttttaaaaagttgctccagagTAACGTTAGCGGGGCAGCCGCTCACTCAAGTCCGCCCAGGGAGAACTAGTCTCTGATAAGCTTTGCGGCTCGGCCCGCCGACATTGGCCAGTGCTCAcacctagaaaaaaaataatggaatcaagcgtttggtgaatctgatgatgatgaatcagactttgaaatttttttaatattatgatcaatgttccctctaatttttcgttggtctgggcagaaagacaacctccctgagcgcactgagtaccagtgtgagcaacatcatcattgctcgctatgggcacaccagtatcacacctgccataagcaggtgcatgtcaatgttccctctaatttttcatgtaaaacatgctgtaaaacatgaaaaacataagagtggacagagctacagccactggctgccgcgtaaacggcgccatcataggtaaaggggtaaaaaaagtttggattttatttactgcgcgccatatgattgctgctgcgcagagaagacgagagtagtgcgcaattgcgcacacgcgcagcttagagggaacattgattatgatgatgaattaggctttaaggatttaaaattataaattccatttgagaattttgttcatattggtagtttgttttaccaggtttccgtatgttccatatgttgtgaataaatgttttatcaTGGCAACATGTGTTCTGGATTTGCCAGTTACCAataccggtgcaatccttggtgtgagttgagaaaaagtgaaaaaaaatgtataccaatttttagtcagaAATTATGactgcgcgttatacacgggtacgtgttatacttgaataaatatggTATATCGAGAAGTAAGAAAGATGCAAGTAGCATTCTATTCTATTCCCACTGATgtgggtatgattgtgagtgcggatgtttgtttgtctctctgtgtgccctacgggtGGTTAAATTAGTTGTTCTTGGGGTTTATTGAATATATCATGGGCTTTATTAACAATTTGTCTTTGAAATTGCAGTTCCTTAAACAAAATTAAGTATTGCTTCTCCTTTTTGGTTCGGTTGCAGTTCAACACAGAGCATTTCcctttcatgccatttttcgaaAGACCCccagctaaagaaaaaaaacaaaaaaatgaagtgtaATCAAAGAATGAAAATGACAAACGAGAAGTTGCTGCAAAAATGAGGTTAGGGGTCACTGTTGCCGGGAAGTGGTGGCAAGAGTGACGCGTTAGAATGGAACCAAGGTCGGAAGAgcctttcttttcattttattttatttcaggcAAGGAAAAGACACCCTTTTCCTTTACTGGCGCCACTCTTCCACTTGTGTCTCCTACCATTTATATCAGATGTC
Above is a window of Stigmatopora argus isolate UIUO_Sarg chromosome 11, RoL_Sarg_1.0, whole genome shotgun sequence DNA encoding:
- the spred2b gene encoding sprouty-related, EVH1 domain-containing protein 2 isoform X2 — encoded protein: MTRDDSSGGWLAQDGGALSRVGVCCLRPLELPPLPLLSNSKFLIRGERIRDKQVIMDCPLRKDLVYTIATPTFHHWKVEDRRCGLSFQSPSDARAFDRGVRKAIEDLAEGSTTSSTALQNEGELGDDDVFTNATDSSSNSSSQKLDSCLPPFESSPLPQRHKCMPGYRQNFHDSYRLSDHYLLDQPLSRLPHVTFQEDEEIVRINPRERSWERSGDRVNERLQGRPSDRSWLTGYEDYRHATMRDKFIQMDDNESYVHFAKTEVQKHDYTYPLASTLSPSNSDPALGPFTSKGRHGGSYRQGFSVISSQPRCFLPSSSLSTNGGKIPKEDGLERAQCEHCGDAFLVGENRRGTCQDAPDPVKGCVRRVSCMWLADTMLYHCMSDPEGDYSDTCSCDGGEGSRLGTRWLALVGLSLVAPCLCLYPPLNACHRAGSACGCCGGRHKALS
- the spred2b gene encoding sprouty-related, EVH1 domain-containing protein 2 isoform X1; amino-acid sequence: MIEETHPNDDSYIVRVKAVVMTRDDSSGGWLAQDGGALSRVGVCCLRPLELPPLPLLSNSKFLIRGERIRDKQVIMDCPLRKDLVYTIATPTFHHWKVEDRRCGLSFQSPSDARAFDRGVRKAIEDLAEGSTTSSTALQNEGELGDDDVFTNATDSSSNSSSQKLDSCLPPFESSPLPQRHKCMPGYRQNFHDSYRLSDHYLLDQPLSRLPHVTFQEDEEIVRINPRERSWERSGDRVNERLQGRPSDRSWLTGYEDYRHATMRDKFIQMDDNESYVHFAKTEVQKHDYTYPLASTLSPSNSDPALGPFTSKGRHGGSYRQGFSVISSQPRCFLPSSSLSTNGGKIPKEDGLERAQCEHCGDAFLVGENRRGTCQDAPDPVKGCVRRVSCMWLADTMLYHCMSDPEGDYSDTCSCDGGEGSRLGTRWLALVGLSLVAPCLCLYPPLNACHRAGSACGCCGGRHKALS